The following are from one region of the Nymphaea colorata isolate Beijing-Zhang1983 chromosome 7, ASM883128v2, whole genome shotgun sequence genome:
- the LOC116258094 gene encoding probable inactive purple acid phosphatase 1 isoform X2 has translation MTGCETCCFLINIDRWSDGAFTRCFFVPRMAQKYLRLVLFISFVGLVSFGWAAASGHQPLAKIAIHRTTLALHESASIKVSPVILGLKGEKIDWVRLKFSYPNPTADDWVGVFSPANFSASICNPEVFSWEDEAPFLCTSPIKFQYATYSNPSYTKTGTGSLKLQLINQRADFSFGLFTGGILNPKLVAVSDAITFANPKAPAYPRLAQGRSWNEITVTWTSGYDIKEAVPFVAWGMEGETQTRSPAGTLTFTRNSMCGSPARTVGWRDPGFIHTSFLKDLWPNLAVLSISCSYKYQLGHKLLNGSYVWSQVHHFKAPPYPGQDSLQRVVIFGDMGKAERDGSTKYNDFEYGSLNTTDQLIKDLQNIDMVLHIGDISYADGYLSQWDQFTAQIEPIASTVPYMIANGNHERDWPGSGSFYTGKDSGGECGVLAQTMFYVPAENREKFWYSTDYGMFRFCIADSEHDWRPGTEQYRFIEHCFATADRLKQPWLVFIAHRVLGYSSYFIYALDGSFGEPMGRESLQGLWQKYKVDLAIFGHIHGYERTCPIYENKCMSTEKSHYKGPFNGTINVVAGGGGAIISSFSTLNTSWSLFKDADFGFLKLTALDHSSLLAEYKRSKDGRVIDSFTITRDYPEILSCTIDNCPRTTMAQ, from the exons ATGACAGGCTGTgaaacttgttgtttcttgaTAAATATAGACAGATGGTCTGATGGTGCTTTTACTCGGTGTTTCTTC GTTCCACGTATGGCGCAGAAGTACCTGCGACTGGTGTTATTTATCAGCTTCGTGGGTTTAGTAAGTTTTGGTTGGGCTGCAGCCTCGGGACACCAGCCTCTTGCTAAGATTGCCATTCATAGGACTACTCTTGCGCTACATGAATCTGCCTCCATTAAAGTGTCTCCTGTCATCCTTGGTTTGAAG GGTGAAAAGATCGACTGGGTCCGTTTGAAGTTTAGTTACCCCAATCCAACGGCTGATGATTGGGTGGGGGTATTTTCTCCTGCAAATTTCAG tgcATCAATTTGTAATCCTGAAGTCTTCAGCTGGGAGGATGAAGCTCCATTCTTATGCACTTCACCTATTAAG TTTCAATATGCTACATACTCAAATCCAAGCTACACGAAGACGGGAACTGGATCGTTGAAACTTCAATTGATCAATCAGAGAGCTGACTTTTCATTTGGTTTATTCACAGGAGGAATCTTAAAT CCAAAGCTGGTTGCTGTCTCAGATGCTATAACTTTTGCTAATCCAAAGGCTCCTGCTTATCCACGTTTAGCTCAAGGGAGGTCATGGAACGAA ATAACTGTGACTTGGACTAGTGGTTATGATATCAAGGAGGCAGTTCCTTTTGTTGCTTGGGGAATGGAAGGAGAAACTCAGACAAGATCTCCTGCTGGAACCTTGACATTCACTCGCAATAGCATGTGTG GTTCTCCAGCAAGGACAGTGGGATGGCGTGATCCAGGCTTCATACATACAAGCTTTTTGAAGGACTTGTGGCCTAATCTAGC AGTCCTTTCAATCTCATGCAGTTATAAGTACCAACTGGGTCACAAGTTGCTTAATGGATCATACGTTTGGAGCCAAGTTCATCATTTTAAAGCACCTCCTTATCCTGGACAGGACTCCTTACAACGTGTTGTAATTTTTGGGGATATGGGAAAG GCAGAGCGTGATGGTTCCACTAAATATAATGATTTTGAGTATGGATCTTTGAACACTACAGATCAGCTCATTAAGGACTTGCAGAATATTGACATGGTCTTGCATATTGGTGACATAAGCTATGCTGATGGCTACTTATCACAATGGGATCAGTTTACAGCTCAGATTGAACCAATTGCATCCACTGTACCATATATGATTGCAAA TGGAAATCATGAACGTGATTGGCCAGGGTCCGGCTCATTCTATACTGGAAAAGACTCAGGAGGGGAATGTGGAGTGTTGGCTCAAACTATGTTTTACGTTCCTGCTGAGAACAGGGAAAAGTTTTG GTATTCAACCGATTACGGCATGTTTCGTTTCTGTATAGCTGACTCCGAGCACGATTGGAGGCCAGGGACTGAGCAATATCGATTTATTGAGCACTGTTTTGCAACTGCCGATAGGCTAAAGCAACCGTGGCTAGTTTTCATTGCACATCGTGTTTTAGGGTATTCATCGTACTTCATATATGCACTAGATGGCTCCTTTGGGGAACCTATGGGAAGAGAGAGCCTGCAAGGACTTTGGCAAAAATATAAGGTTGACCTTGCCATCTTTGGTCATATACACGGCTATGAAAGAACGTGCCCTATCTATGAG AATAAATGTATGAGCACAGAAAAGTCTCACTATAAAGGACCATTTAATGGAACCATCAATGTAGTAGCAGGAGGGGGTGGTGCTATCATTTCCAGTTTCAGCACACTCAATACTAGCTGGAGTTTGTTCAAGGATGCGGACTTCGGGTTTCTCAAGTTGACAGCACTTGACCATTCATCTCTGCTTGCTGAGTACAAAAGAAGCAAGGATGGTAGGGTTATTGACTCCTTCACAATCACAAGAGACTACCCAGAGATTCTTTCTTGCACCATAGATAATTGCCCAAGAACAACAATGGCTCA ataA